From the genome of Streptomyces spinoverrucosus:
CCGATGGAGCTGCGCGAGCTGGACCACTCCCCCAACATCGAGGTCATCGTCGACCCCGAGGACATCGACTACGACGAGGGCTCGATCGAGACCCGGCGCGGCAACAAGCAGGCCGACATGGTCGCCAAGACGCTGGAGAACTGGGCGATACGCGATGTCGGCGACCGCCCGCACAAGCTGTTCCTGCACTTCTTCGAGTCGCCGACGGAGATCCTCGGCGAGGACGGCAAGGTCGTCGGCCTGCGCACCGAGCGCACCGAGCTGGACGGCACCGGCAACGTCAAGGGCACCGGCAAGTTCACCGACTGGGACGTCACCGCGGTCTACCGCGCCGTGGGCTACCTCTCCGACAAGCTGCCCAAGCTGCCCTGGGACATCGACTCGGGCACGGTCCCGGACGAGGGCGGCCGGGTCGTCGAGGAGGGCGGCGCGCACCTTCAGTCGGTGTACGTCACCGGCTGGATCCGGCGCGGCCCGGTCGGCCTCATCGGCCACACCAAGGGCGACGCCAACGAGACGGTGTCCAACCTCCTGGACGACTTCGCCAACAGCCGTCTGCAGACCCCGTCGGCGCCGGACCCCGAGGCCGTCGACGCCTTCCTCGCCGAGCGGAACGTCCGCTTCACCACGTGGGAGGGCTGGTACAGGCTGGACGCCGCCGAGAAGGCCCTGGGCGAGCCGCAGGGCCGTGAGCGGGTGAAGATCGTCGAGCGTGAGGACATGCTCCGGGAGAGCGGCGCGTAAGCGTTCGCGAACGAGGAGGGGTCCGGTGATGGTTCGCCGGGCCCCTTTCCCGTGCTCGGCCGGACGGGTCCCGGGTCTTACGGACCTGTGACATGACGGGCGCGGCCGGGCCCCGGGGCGGGTGCGCCGACCTAGCGTGTGGCCATGCGCGTACTGATCACCGGCGGTGCCGGATTCATCGGGTCCCATGTGGTCGAGGCACTGACGGCGGCCGGACACGAGCCCGTGGTGTACGACGTGCGCGGCGATCCCCGGTCGGACGTGCGGGACCTCGACGCCGTACGCCGCGCCCTGTCCGGCGTCGACGCCGTCTGCCATCAGGCGGCGATGGTCGGGCTGGGCACCGGGTTCGCCGACGCCCCGGAGTACGTCTCCCGCAACGACCTCGGCACGGCCGTCCTGCTCACCGCCATGGCCGAGGCGGACGTACGGCGCCTGGTACTGGCCGGGTCGATGGTGGTGTACGGCGAGGGGCGCTACGAGTGCGCCCGGCACGGCGTGGTGCGGCCGGGGCCGCGCGCGGTCGCCGAGTTGGCGGCGGGGCGTTTCGAACCCCTGTGCCCCGACTGCGGTGCCGCGCTGGAGCCCGGGCTGGTCGGGGAGGACGCGCCGCTCGATCCGCGCAACGTGTACGCGACGACGAAGCTCGCCCAGGAGCATCTCGCGGCGGCGTGGGCGCGGGCCACGGGAGGGTCGGCGGTCTCGCTGCGCTACCACAACGTGTACGGACCCCGGATGCCCCGCGACACCCCGTACGCCGGGGTGGCCTCCTTCTTCCGGTCCGCGCTCGCCAGGGGCGAGGCCCCGCGCGTCTTCGAGGACGGACGGCAGCGGCGGGACTTCGTGCACGTACGGGATGTCGCAGCCGCCAACCTGGCGGCACTGGAAGCGAGTTCGGCGCCGGGCGCGCTCACCGCGTACAACACCGGCAGCGGCGAGCCGCACACGGTCGCCGAGATGGCGCGGGCGCTGGCCGACGCGTACGGGGGGCCGGAGCCCGTGGTGACCGGGGAGTACCGGCTGGGGGACGTCCGCCACATCACCGCCGACTCCTCGCGGCTGCGTGCCGAGCTGGGCTGGAAGCCGCAGGTCGGATTCGCGGACGGGATGCGGGAGTTCGCGCGGGCGGGGCTGAGCGCCGGGTGAGGGCTCGCGACGCCCTGCCGTCCGTGTTTCGTAAGAAGCAGAAGTCCGATATGCCCGCTTTCCATTCGTAGGGTGAAAGCCGTGACAACCCCTCCCCCACCCCCGCCCGTCGACGTGGTCCTCCCCTGCCTGAACGAGGCCGAGGCCCTGCCCTGGGTACTGGAACGCATCCCGGCCGGATGGCGCGCCCTCGTCGTGGACAACGGCTCCACCGACGGCTCGGCCGACCTCGCCCGAGCGCTCGGCGCCACCGTGGTCCACGAGCCGCGCCGCGGGTTCGGCGCCGCGTGTCACGCGGGCCTCACCGCCGCGACCGCCGACATCGTGTGCTTCTGCGACTGCGACGCCTCGCTCGACCCGTCCCTCCTCGTCCCGTTCGTGCGTGAGGTGCGGGCCGGCGAGTCCGACCTGGTGCTGGGCCGGCGCCGGCCGCGAGGCCGGAACGCCTGGCCCGCGCACGCGCGCGTGGGCAACGCCGCGCTGTCGCTGCTGCTCCGCCGACGCACCGGGCTGCGGCTGCACGACCTGGGTCCGCTGCGGGCCGCCCGGAGAGAGGCACTGCTGGGCCTGAGACTCACCGACCGGCGCAGCGGCTATCCGCTCCAGATGGTCGTGCGCGCCGCCGACGCGGGCTGGCGCGTCGCCGAGCACGACGTGCCGTATCTGCCCCGCACCGGCGCCTCCAAGGTCACCGGCACCTGGCGCGGCACCTGGCAGGCGGTGCGGGACATGCGCCGCGTCCTGGCCGAACCGCCCGCCGCGCTCGAAGGGAGCCGCCGATGACCACCCTGCTCGTCATCGCCAAGGAGCCCCGCCCGGGGCGGGTCAAGACGCGGCTGACGCCGCCGTTCACACCCGGCGAGGCGGCCGCGCTGGCCGAGGCGGCCCTGGAGGACACCCTGCGCGCGGTGGCCGCCGCACCGGCCCGCCGCCGGGTCCTGGTGCTGGACGGGCGTCCGGGACCTTGGTTGCCGCCGGGCTTCGACGTCGTACCGCAGTGTGCGGGCGGACTGGACGAGCGGCTGGCCGCGGCCTTCGCCGGGTGTGCCGGACCGGCGCTGCTGATCGGGATGGACACGCCGCAGGTGACGCCGGAGCTGCTCACCGTGGACTTCGCCGGGTGCGACGCGTACTTCGGTCCGGCCGAGGACGGGGGGTTCTGGGCGCTGGGGCTCGCCGAGCCCGCGCCGGAGCTGCTGCGGGGGGTCCCGATGTCGACGCCGGTCACCGGAGCCGTCCAGCGCGACCGGCTGGTCGCCGCCGGGCTGCGGGTGCGTGAGCTGCCCCGGCTGCGGGACGTCGACACGGCCGCCGACGCCGACGCGGTGGCCGGGCTGGCGCCGCACGGCCGGTTCGCCGCGGAGCTGGCCCGGCTGCGGGCGGCCACCCGCCGATGAACGCCCCCTACGAGACGACGCGGCCCGAGCGCCTGCTCCCCTGGACCGCCGACGACCCCTACGTGCACGCCCTGCGCGCCGGCCGGGGCCCGCTCTTCCTGCGCCGCAGCGACGGCTGGCTGCTCCCGCTGGACGTGGAACGGTGGTGCGCCCGCCCGGACGAGGCGGACCTGACCGTGCTGGCCCGCTGCGAGGGCGCCGTCCTCGACGTGGGCTGCGGCCCCGGCCGCCTGGTCGCCGAACTCGCCGCCCGAGGTCGTACGGCGCTCGGCATCGACGTCAGCGAGGCCGCCGTCGCGCACACCGCGCGCCTCGGCGGCCGGGCCCTGCGCCGGTCGGTCTTCCAGCCGCTGCCCGGTGAACGCCGGTGGGGCACCGCCCTGCTGATCGACGGCAACCTCGGCATCGGCGGTGACCCGCTCGCCCTGCTCGACCGACTGGCCCAGCTCCTCGCGCCCGGCGGTCTGGTGATCGCCGAGACGGTCCCCGTGGACGTCGACGAACGCGTGCAGGTCCACGTCACCGACGGGCAGGGCACGGCGGGCGCCCCCTTCCCGTGGGCCCGCCTCGGCACGCCCGCGCTGCTGCGGCACGCGCGCGTGCTGGGCCTCACCGTGGACGGTCAGTGGTCGGCCGGCGGCCGCTGCTTCGTCGCCCTGCGCACCCGCAGCGCCAGCAGCAGCGCCGAGCCGCCGAACAGGACGGCGGTGATCAGCAGCCAGCGGGCGAGGAAACCGTCCGCGGACAGCCCGGTGGCCAGCCGGTAGCGCTCGTCGACCCGGCCGCTGATCAGCGGGAACCACACGAGCAGCAGCAGCCCGGACAGGGCGGCCGGGACCCGCACGTACGAGATCCACTCGCGGCGCCGCACCGCGCCCAGCGCGCCCGTGAGCGCCCGGTCGGCCGCCGCGTACAGCGGCAGCAGCACGAGGTCGTGCAGCACGGCCGCGCCCGCGAACCAGAGCACGACTCCGAACCAGTCGCCCGCGAGCAGGCTCACGCCCGCGTACCCGGCGAGCGCGAAGGAGCAGCCGAGCAGCAGCAGCTGGAACGGGCTGCCGACGACGAGGCGCGGTCGGGTCAGGGTGGGGCGCATCAGAGGTCTCCGAACGTCATCCGTGCCACCCACTTGGTGTTCAGCACGCCCGGCGCCGCGGGCACGATGATCCGGGCGGGGTAGCCGTGGTCGAGGGTCAGCGGCTCGCCGTTGACGTCCAGGGCGAGCAGGGAGCGCGGGTCGGCCACCTGGTTGGCGCGCAGCGCGGCCCGGCGGAAGGCGCCGCGCTGTTGCAGCGACTCCACCAGTACGTCGGCCGGGTCGTCGTACCCGACCAGGGCGGCGAGGTCGCGCAGCCGTACGCCGCGCCACCACTGGTCGGACGTCGACCAGCCCTCCACGCAGGCGATCGGCAGCGCGGCACTGTGCAGCGGCATCCGCAGCAGTTCCTCCCGGTTGAGCCGGACGACGCCCGTCGGCCCGGTGACGACCAGCCGCCAGGCGTCGCCGGCCGTCTCGCGGGTGCTGATCCCGGCGTAGGCGGCCGTCTTGTTGATCTGGAAGCCGCCGGGACCGCTGCCCGGCTCCGGTCCCCCGTGCGGTGTCAGCAGGGCGGTCTGGCGCAGCGGCCCGTCGAAGTTGCGGCCCACGGACGTCGCGAACAGCAGCAGTGAGGCGCCTCCGACCAGCCCGAACGCGCCGCGCCGGGACACGGTGGGCTCGGCGGGCCGTGGCGTCACCAGATCGCTGTCCTGCGGTGTCTCGGTCCGCAGCCGGCGCAGGTTGCGCAGGGCCGTCGGCAGCTTCAGGACGACGTGCGCGACGAACGCGGCGAAGAAGACCCAGGCGCCGTAGAAGTGCAGCGTGTAGAAGGAGCCGGGGAAGACGTAGTCCAGCTGAACGTTGAGCACACCGGTCGTGAACTGGAACAGGGCGCCCCCGACCAGCAGCAGCAGCGAGATCCGCTCCAGGGCGTGCGCCAGCGAGCGGGCCGGTGGCAGCGTGAACAGCCTGGGCACGACCGACCACAGCTTGGCCAGCAGGACGGGGATGAGCGTGATCCCGAGGGTGACGTGGACGCCCTGGTTGAGCCGGTACAGCCAGTGCGGGTTCGTCGGCCAGGAGAACAGGTAGAAGCCGAGGAGCCCCTTGTCCGGGGTCTGGTCGTTCACCGGCGACAGGTCCGGGTTGTAGGCGGCGTACGACAGCAGTCCGGTCACGAACAGCACGGTGATGCCCACCAGCAGCACGACCCCGAGCACGGCCGTGAACCGGGGGCCGCGCAGGGGGCTGCGCCAGAAGCCGGGCGAAGACGGAAGCCGTTGGTCTCGCATGTCCTGACGGTAGGCCGGGACCGGCGCGAAAAGAGCGGCGCGACCCATGACGAAACGCTGACATCGGGGCGCCGGACGTTCTGGCAGGGCCGGTGGCGGCCTAGCGTCCTGCGTGTGATCCGCTCCCCTCATCTCCGTGACCTGGCCGCCGCCGTGGCCGCCGTGCTGCTGTTCGTGGCGGCGGTGCTGGTCGGCCGCCACATCCAGGACACCGACGGCACGCTGTTCGTCAACTGGCCTCCGCTCCTCGCCTCCTGGGGCCCCCACGTGGGGCCCGGTACTCCCGCAGCCCTGGTGGTGGCGGTCGCGGTGGTGGCGTACGGGCCCGGGCTCGCCGCCCGGCTGAAGTGGCGCGCCCTGCTCGCCGTGGCCTGCGGCACCGCGATGGCCTGGACCTGGTCCCTCGCTCTGGTGGACGGCTGGCACCGGGGCGTCGCCGCGCGGCTGACGACCCGGTACGAGTACCTCCAGGTCATCGACGACTTCCATGACATTCCGGCGGCCCTGCGGGACTTCACCCGGTTCATCGTGATCCAGGGCCCGGACCACTGGCCCGCGCACGTCGCCGGTCACCCGCCGGGGGCCACCCTCACCTTCGTCCTGCTCGACCGGATCGGGCTGGGCGGCGGTGCCTGGGCGGGCGTCTGGTGCATCACCGTGGGGGCCACCGCGGTGGTGGCCGTGCTGGTGACGGTCCGGGCGCTGGCCGCGGAGGAGCTCGCGCGGCGGGCGGCACCGTTTCTGGTCCTGCTGCCGGGCGCGGTGTGGATGGGGACGTCGGCCGACGGCTACTTCACGGCGGTCGCCGCCTGGGCCGTGGCGCTGTTCGCCCTCGCGGTGACGGGACGACGACCGCGGGCGGCGGCCTTCGGGGCGGGGCTGCTCTACGGGCTGACCTGCTACCTGTCGTACGGGCTCACGCTGATCGGAGTCATCGGGGTCGGGGTGCTGGTCCTCGGGCGGAACCGGCGGGCGGTGCTGTTGCCGCTACTGGCCGGGGTGATCGTCGTGCCGCTGGCTTTCACCCTCGCCGGGTTCGACTACTGGGAGGCGTACCACCTGCTGGTGGAGCGCTACAACCAAGGGGCCGGGGGTGTTCGGCCGTACTGGTACTGGGTGTGGGCGAATCCGGCGTGCACGGTGCTGGTGGTGGGTCTGGCGACGGTCGCGGGGCTGGTCCGCGCGGGTGGGGCGCTCCTGCGGCAGCGCAAGCAGGACGGCGTTCTCGGCACGCCCGAGGCCCGTCTCGCGGTCCTCCTCCTCGCCGCGCTCCTCGCCCTCCTCGCCGCCGATCTGTCCGGGATGAGCAAGGCGGAGACGGAGCGGATCTGGCTGCCGTTCGCCCTCTGGCTACTGGCCGCCGGAGCGTTCCTGCCCCGCCCCCGCGCCTGGCTCGCGGCACAGGCCGTGGTCGCGCTGCTGGTCAACCACCTGTTGTGGACGGGCTGGTGAGCGGCGTACGACAAGCGCTAGGGCAGGATCGAGTCCACGTATCCGCCGTCGACCCGCACGGCCGCGCCCGTCGTGGCGGATGCCAGGGGTGAGCTCAGGTAGACGACGAGGTTCGCGATCTCCTCGGGCTCGATCAGGCGCTGGAGCAGTGACTGCGGGCGGTGGTTTCGCATGAAGGCGCGCTGGGCCTCGTCCCAGGGCAGGTCGCGGTCGACCAGCTGGTAGACGAAGTCCTCGACGCCCTCGGTGTGGGTGGGTCCGGCGATGACCGAGTTCACGGTGACGCCACTGCCCGCGGCCTCCTTCGCGAACCCTCGGCTCACCGCGAGCAGCGCGGTCTTCGACATGCCGTAGTGGATCATCTCGGTCGGGATCACGACGGCGGAGTCGCTCGCGATGTTCAGCACCCGGCCCCACTCCCGGCCGGTCATCCGGGGGAGGTACGAGCGGATCAGCCGGACCGCCGACAGGACGTTGATCTCGAAGTAGCGGCGCCACTCGTCGTCGGTGATGTCGAGGGCGGGCGTGGGGCCGAAGATGCCGAGGTTGTTGACGAGGATGTCGACGTCGGGCAGGGCGTCCACGGCACGGGCGGCGCCCTCCTCGGTGCCCAGGTCGGCGGCGACGGGCACGAACAGGCCGTCCGGCGCCTCGGCCCGCAGTTTCTCGATGCTCCTTTCGAGGCGTTCGGCGTCACGTCCGTTGACGCCGACACGGGCGCCGGCGCGGGCGAGGCCCACCGCGATCGCCGCTCCGATGCCCTGGGAGGAGCCTGTCACCAGCGCGGTACGCCCGCCGAGGTCCACGTTCACAGGGGGTCACTCCTTCTCCGGTTGTCCGCCGTACGGTCGGCCGATGTCCTCCTGCCCACCATCGCCGACCTTGCACGTGACCGCAGGCGGACCACCGACTCGCCGGGTGCCCCCCGGGTGATCCGGAGGCGGCCGCGGCGACGATACTGGCAGTCACACTTCGCCCCCGTTCACAGATGGACTCATGCCGACCTCCACCTCCGTCCGCCCCATGACTCCCCCCACGGTGTGGCTGGCTCGCGGCCGCCATGTCGGGCCCGCCGCGGAAGACGTACTCCGGCGGCATCTGCAGCAGCTCAAGGACAGCGGGGTGATCCGTGACTGGCTGGAAGTGCCCGAGGCCGAGGGCGCGCGGGAACGGGTCTTCGAGGCGCGCTGGGAGAGCGGCGAAGGGGTGACCGTGCGGGCCAGGCTGTCGCTGGCGCACGGCCCGGCCGAGGGCGGTCAGGAGTGGGTGCTGGCCGCGGAGGCGGAGGCCGCGTGGGATCCGCGGTGGCCGTCGCCCGTGACCATGTTCTGGCCGGACGATCCCGTCGCCACCTGGGACCACGAGGCGGAGACGGGCGCGGAGCTGCGTTTCCGGGACGTCAACCCGCTGCCGTCGGACGACAGGGAGCTGCGGCGTCTGCTGAAGGACGCCGCGCGCAGCGGGTGGTCCGTCCACTTCGTCGTCCACGAGGCCATGACCCCCGACGCGCGTGGCCGGCTGCCGCTGGCCCGGCTGCTGCCGCCGGGGCTCAGGCACCGGGTGGTGGAGCACCGGGCCGCGCCGCAGCAGCTGCGGGCCGTGAACTGGGCGCTGCGGGACTCCGGGGTGCAGGTGCCGCGCGGCGGTGCCGTGGTGCTGCCCGGCGCGCCGGCCCCGGAGGGCTACGACGGTGACGCCTTCGCCGTCCGGAGTGTCTTCCTGGACGGCTCGGAACCGGCCGAGCTGACCGAGGCGCTGAGCCGGTTCGCCGGCTCGGCGCGGCCACTGCCGGACGGGGCCGAGGAGGTGCTGACCGCGCTGCGCGAGGACTGGCACCTGCTGACCCTGGAGGAGGAGCTGGCGCGCGAGAAGGCGCTCGTGAAGATGTACGCGGAGGCGCTGGAGGCCATGACCAGGTCCCGGGACCTGTACCGGGAGGCCGCCGAACGCGCCCATGAGGCCCTGACCGCCTACCGCGAGTCGGCCGCCGCCCTGCCCGAGCCGCCTGCCCGCGAACAGCCCCAGGACACGCCCACGGCGTCTCCGCTCCAGCAGCTGACCCGCACTCTGGAACGCCTCAAGGGCGGCGGGAAGGCCCGGCGCGCGACGGGCGGCGGGCGCGGGGAGAGCGCCTCCGACGGCTCCGACAGCCCGGCCGGCTGACTCCCTCGCCCCGAGAGCGCGTACGACGGCGCCCGGCGCTTCACCGGACGGCGTGCCGCACCTCGTACGCCCCCGCCTCGGCCGTCGCGTTCCTCGCGTTCACGGGCGCCAGTCCAGACACAGCCGTACCGGGACGGGATGTG
Proteins encoded in this window:
- a CDS encoding FAD-dependent oxidoreductase; translated protein: MTRPLRVAIVGAGPAGIYAADALLKSDVAAEPGVSIDLFERMPAPFGLIRYGVAPDHPRIKGIITALHQVLDKPQIRLFGNVDYPTDISLDDLRSFYDAVIFSTGATADRALPIPGIDLDGSYGAADFVSWYDGHPDVPRTWPLQAEKVAVLGVGNVALDIARVLAKTADELLPTEIPPNVYEGLKANKALEVHVFGRRGPAQAKFSPMELRELDHSPNIEVIVDPEDIDYDEGSIETRRGNKQADMVAKTLENWAIRDVGDRPHKLFLHFFESPTEILGEDGKVVGLRTERTELDGTGNVKGTGKFTDWDVTAVYRAVGYLSDKLPKLPWDIDSGTVPDEGGRVVEEGGAHLQSVYVTGWIRRGPVGLIGHTKGDANETVSNLLDDFANSRLQTPSAPDPEAVDAFLAERNVRFTTWEGWYRLDAAEKALGEPQGRERVKIVEREDMLRESGA
- a CDS encoding NAD-dependent epimerase/dehydratase family protein, with product MRVLITGGAGFIGSHVVEALTAAGHEPVVYDVRGDPRSDVRDLDAVRRALSGVDAVCHQAAMVGLGTGFADAPEYVSRNDLGTAVLLTAMAEADVRRLVLAGSMVVYGEGRYECARHGVVRPGPRAVAELAAGRFEPLCPDCGAALEPGLVGEDAPLDPRNVYATTKLAQEHLAAAWARATGGSAVSLRYHNVYGPRMPRDTPYAGVASFFRSALARGEAPRVFEDGRQRRDFVHVRDVAAANLAALEASSAPGALTAYNTGSGEPHTVAEMARALADAYGGPEPVVTGEYRLGDVRHITADSSRLRAELGWKPQVGFADGMREFARAGLSAG
- a CDS encoding glycosyltransferase family 2 protein translates to MKAVTTPPPPPPVDVVLPCLNEAEALPWVLERIPAGWRALVVDNGSTDGSADLARALGATVVHEPRRGFGAACHAGLTAATADIVCFCDCDASLDPSLLVPFVREVRAGESDLVLGRRRPRGRNAWPAHARVGNAALSLLLRRRTGLRLHDLGPLRAARREALLGLRLTDRRSGYPLQMVVRAADAGWRVAEHDVPYLPRTGASKVTGTWRGTWQAVRDMRRVLAEPPAALEGSRR
- a CDS encoding TIGR04282 family arsenosugar biosynthesis glycosyltransferase, which gives rise to MTTLLVIAKEPRPGRVKTRLTPPFTPGEAAALAEAALEDTLRAVAAAPARRRVLVLDGRPGPWLPPGFDVVPQCAGGLDERLAAAFAGCAGPALLIGMDTPQVTPELLTVDFAGCDAYFGPAEDGGFWALGLAEPAPELLRGVPMSTPVTGAVQRDRLVAAGLRVRELPRLRDVDTAADADAVAGLAPHGRFAAELARLRAATRR
- a CDS encoding class I SAM-dependent methyltransferase, with the protein product MNAPYETTRPERLLPWTADDPYVHALRAGRGPLFLRRSDGWLLPLDVERWCARPDEADLTVLARCEGAVLDVGCGPGRLVAELAARGRTALGIDVSEAAVAHTARLGGRALRRSVFQPLPGERRWGTALLIDGNLGIGGDPLALLDRLAQLLAPGGLVIAETVPVDVDERVQVHVTDGQGTAGAPFPWARLGTPALLRHARVLGLTVDGQWSAGGRCFVALRTRSASSSAEPPNRTAVISSQRARKPSADSPVASR
- a CDS encoding molybdopterin-dependent oxidoreductase; the protein is MRDQRLPSSPGFWRSPLRGPRFTAVLGVVLLVGITVLFVTGLLSYAAYNPDLSPVNDQTPDKGLLGFYLFSWPTNPHWLYRLNQGVHVTLGITLIPVLLAKLWSVVPRLFTLPPARSLAHALERISLLLLVGGALFQFTTGVLNVQLDYVFPGSFYTLHFYGAWVFFAAFVAHVVLKLPTALRNLRRLRTETPQDSDLVTPRPAEPTVSRRGAFGLVGGASLLLFATSVGRNFDGPLRQTALLTPHGGPEPGSGPGGFQINKTAAYAGISTRETAGDAWRLVVTGPTGVVRLNREELLRMPLHSAALPIACVEGWSTSDQWWRGVRLRDLAALVGYDDPADVLVESLQQRGAFRRAALRANQVADPRSLLALDVNGEPLTLDHGYPARIIVPAAPGVLNTKWVARMTFGDL
- a CDS encoding SDR family NAD(P)-dependent oxidoreductase, which translates into the protein MNVDLGGRTALVTGSSQGIGAAIAVGLARAGARVGVNGRDAERLERSIEKLRAEAPDGLFVPVAADLGTEEGAARAVDALPDVDILVNNLGIFGPTPALDITDDEWRRYFEINVLSAVRLIRSYLPRMTGREWGRVLNIASDSAVVIPTEMIHYGMSKTALLAVSRGFAKEAAGSGVTVNSVIAGPTHTEGVEDFVYQLVDRDLPWDEAQRAFMRNHRPQSLLQRLIEPEEIANLVVYLSSPLASATTGAAVRVDGGYVDSILP